The following are encoded in a window of Peromyscus maniculatus bairdii isolate BWxNUB_F1_BW_parent chromosome X, HU_Pman_BW_mat_3.1, whole genome shotgun sequence genomic DNA:
- the LOC102919685 gene encoding N-alpha-acetyltransferase 11-like — protein MRLGLLKSVPEATVWCGPLARAAKINIHNAQPEDLMNMQHCNLLCLPENYQMKYYFYHGLSWPQLSYLTKDEDGKIVDYVLAKMEEDPDYVPHEHITSLAVKCSHQHLSLAQKLMDQASRAVMENFCSKYVSLDIMKNNRVALHLYSNTLNFQHCLSTCLSHIYPVNECLPWSYLTVSRMASHFQLSMTFHIKLL, from the coding sequence ATGCGGCTGGGCCTGCTGAAGTCAGTTCCAGAGGCAACAGTGTGGTGTGGGCCCCTGGCCCGGGCTGCCAAGATAAACATCCACAATGCCCAGCCCGAGGACCTGATGAACATGCAGCACTGCAACCTGCTCTGCCTGCCGGAGAACTACCAGATGAAGTACTACTTCTACCATGGCCTGTCGTGGCCCCAGCTCTCCTACCTCACCAAGGATGAGGACGGCAAGATAGTGGACTATGTCCTGGCCAAGATGGAGGAAGACCCCGATTATGTTCCTCATGAGCACATCACCTCTCTGGCCGTGAAGTGCTCACACCAGCACCTCAGCCTGGCCCAGAAGCTGATGGACCAGGCCTCACGGGCAGTGATGGAGAACTTCTGCTCCAAATATGTGTCCCTGGACATCATGAAGAACAACAGGGTGGCCCTGCATCTCTATTCTAACACCCTCAACTTCCAGCATTGCTTGTCTACATGTCTCAGCCACATCTATCCTGTGAACGAATGTCTTCCCTGGAGTTACCTCACAGTGTCTCGAATGGCTTCTCATTTTCAACTCTCCATGACCTTCCACATAAAGCTACTGTGA
- the Dkc1 gene encoding H/ACA ribonucleoprotein complex subunit DKC1 isoform X2, with product MQKEIQHAEEFLIKPESKVAQLDTSQWPLLLKNFDKLNVRTTHYTPIPCGSNPLKREIGDYIRTGFINLDKPSNPSSHEVVAWIRRILRVEKTGHSGTLDPKVTGCLIVCIERATRLVKSQQSAGKEYVGIVRLHNAIEGGTQLSRALETLTGALFQRPPLIAAVKRQLRVRTIYESKMIEYDPERRLGIFWVSCEAGTYIRTLCVHLGLLLGVGGQMQELRRVRSGVMSEKDHMVTMHDVLDAQWLYDNHKDESYLRRVVYPLEKLLTSHKRLVMKDSAVNAICYGAKIMLPGVLRYEDGIEVNQEIVVITTKGEAICMAIALMTTAVISTCDHGIVAKIKRVIMERDTYPRKWGLGPKASQKKMMIKQGLLDKHGKPTDNTPATWKQDYIDYTDSGKKALVAEAVQAPQLAGETVKVIKRKRESESESDETSPVVPQLMKKEKKKNKKNKKPKTVLESGGEAGDGDSDIMKKKKKKKVKVVEKMSE from the exons ATGCAGAAG GAAATACAACATGCTGAAGAATTTCTTATCAAACCAGAATCCAAAGTGGCTCAATTGGACACTTCTCAGTGGCCCTTGTTACTAAAG AATTTTGATAAGCTAAATGTAAGGACAACACACTATACACCTATTCCTTGTGGTTCAAATCCTTTGAAGAGGGAGATTGGGGACTATATCAG gACAGGTTTCATTAATCTTGACAAGCCCTCTAACCCCTCTTCCCATGAGGTGGTAGCCTGGATCCGACGAATACTTCGGGTAGAGAAGACAGGCCACAGTGGCACACTAGATCCCAAAGTGACTGGTTGTTTAATTGTGTGCATTGAACGAGCTACTCGTTTGGTGAAATCACAACAGAGTGCAG GCAAAGAGTATGTGGGAATTGTTCGGCTGCACAATGCTATTGAAGGGGGTACTCAGCTTTCTAGG GCCCTAGAAACTCTGACAGGTGCCCTGTTTCAGCGACCCCCACTTATTGCTGCAGTAAAGAGGCAGCTTCGAGTGAGGACTATCTACGAGAGCAAAATGATAGAATATGATCCTGAAAGACGATTAG GAATCTTTTGGGTGAGCTGTGAAGCTGGCACCTACATTCGGACACTATGTGTACACCTTGGCTTGCTACTGGGAGTTGGTGGTCAGATGCAGGAACTTCGGAGGGTGCGTTCTGGAGTCATGAGTGAAAAG GACCACATGGTGACAATGCATGATGTACTCGATGCTCAGTGGCTGTATGATAACCATAAGGATGAGAGTTACTTGCGGCGTGTTGTTTACCCTTTGGAAAAGCTGTTGACATCTCATAAACGTCTGGTTATGAAAGATAGTGCA GTGAATGCAATCTGCTATGGGGCCAAGATCATGCTTCCTGGTGTTCTCCGATATGAGGATGGCATTGAGGTCAACCAGGAGATTGTGGTCATTACCACCAAGGGGGAAGCTATCTGCATGG CTATTGCATTGATGACTACAGCAGTGATATCTACCTGTGACCATGGTATAGTAGCCAAGATAAAGAGGGTAATTATGGAGAGAGACACCTATCCTCGCAAGTGGGGTTTAGGTCCAAAG GCAAGTCAGAAGAAGATGATGATCAAGCAAGGCCTTTTGGACAAGCATGGCAAACCTACAGACAACACCCCTGCCACCTGGAAACAAGACTACATTGACTATAC TGATTCTGGCAAGAAAGCACTGGTTGCTGAAGCAGTACAAGCCCCTCAGTTAGCTGGTGAAACAGTTAAAGTCATAAAA aggaAGCGGGAAAGTGAGAGTGAAAGTGATGAGACCTCTCCAGTTGTTCCTCAGttgatgaaaaaggaaaagaagaagaataagaagaataAGAAGCCTAAAACCGTGCTAGAAAGTGGGGGCGAGGCTGGAGATGGG gacagtgacatcatgaaaaagaaaaagaagaagaaagtaaaagtGGTGGAAAAGATGTCTGAATAG
- the Dkc1 gene encoding H/ACA ribonucleoprotein complex subunit DKC1 isoform X1, producing MADAEVITFPKKHKKKKDRKPLQEEDVAEIQHAEEFLIKPESKVAQLDTSQWPLLLKNFDKLNVRTTHYTPIPCGSNPLKREIGDYIRTGFINLDKPSNPSSHEVVAWIRRILRVEKTGHSGTLDPKVTGCLIVCIERATRLVKSQQSAGKEYVGIVRLHNAIEGGTQLSRALETLTGALFQRPPLIAAVKRQLRVRTIYESKMIEYDPERRLGIFWVSCEAGTYIRTLCVHLGLLLGVGGQMQELRRVRSGVMSEKDHMVTMHDVLDAQWLYDNHKDESYLRRVVYPLEKLLTSHKRLVMKDSAVNAICYGAKIMLPGVLRYEDGIEVNQEIVVITTKGEAICMAIALMTTAVISTCDHGIVAKIKRVIMERDTYPRKWGLGPKASQKKMMIKQGLLDKHGKPTDNTPATWKQDYIDYTDSGKKALVAEAVQAPQLAGETVKVIKRKRESESESDETSPVVPQLMKKEKKKNKKNKKPKTVLESGGEAGDGDSDIMKKKKKKKVKVVEKMSE from the exons ATGGCGGATGCAGAAG TAATTACTTTCCCAAAGAAgcataagaagaaaaaagaccGGAAGCCATTACAAGAAGAAGATGTAGCT GAAATACAACATGCTGAAGAATTTCTTATCAAACCAGAATCCAAAGTGGCTCAATTGGACACTTCTCAGTGGCCCTTGTTACTAAAG AATTTTGATAAGCTAAATGTAAGGACAACACACTATACACCTATTCCTTGTGGTTCAAATCCTTTGAAGAGGGAGATTGGGGACTATATCAG gACAGGTTTCATTAATCTTGACAAGCCCTCTAACCCCTCTTCCCATGAGGTGGTAGCCTGGATCCGACGAATACTTCGGGTAGAGAAGACAGGCCACAGTGGCACACTAGATCCCAAAGTGACTGGTTGTTTAATTGTGTGCATTGAACGAGCTACTCGTTTGGTGAAATCACAACAGAGTGCAG GCAAAGAGTATGTGGGAATTGTTCGGCTGCACAATGCTATTGAAGGGGGTACTCAGCTTTCTAGG GCCCTAGAAACTCTGACAGGTGCCCTGTTTCAGCGACCCCCACTTATTGCTGCAGTAAAGAGGCAGCTTCGAGTGAGGACTATCTACGAGAGCAAAATGATAGAATATGATCCTGAAAGACGATTAG GAATCTTTTGGGTGAGCTGTGAAGCTGGCACCTACATTCGGACACTATGTGTACACCTTGGCTTGCTACTGGGAGTTGGTGGTCAGATGCAGGAACTTCGGAGGGTGCGTTCTGGAGTCATGAGTGAAAAG GACCACATGGTGACAATGCATGATGTACTCGATGCTCAGTGGCTGTATGATAACCATAAGGATGAGAGTTACTTGCGGCGTGTTGTTTACCCTTTGGAAAAGCTGTTGACATCTCATAAACGTCTGGTTATGAAAGATAGTGCA GTGAATGCAATCTGCTATGGGGCCAAGATCATGCTTCCTGGTGTTCTCCGATATGAGGATGGCATTGAGGTCAACCAGGAGATTGTGGTCATTACCACCAAGGGGGAAGCTATCTGCATGG CTATTGCATTGATGACTACAGCAGTGATATCTACCTGTGACCATGGTATAGTAGCCAAGATAAAGAGGGTAATTATGGAGAGAGACACCTATCCTCGCAAGTGGGGTTTAGGTCCAAAG GCAAGTCAGAAGAAGATGATGATCAAGCAAGGCCTTTTGGACAAGCATGGCAAACCTACAGACAACACCCCTGCCACCTGGAAACAAGACTACATTGACTATAC TGATTCTGGCAAGAAAGCACTGGTTGCTGAAGCAGTACAAGCCCCTCAGTTAGCTGGTGAAACAGTTAAAGTCATAAAA aggaAGCGGGAAAGTGAGAGTGAAAGTGATGAGACCTCTCCAGTTGTTCCTCAGttgatgaaaaaggaaaagaagaagaataagaagaataAGAAGCCTAAAACCGTGCTAGAAAGTGGGGGCGAGGCTGGAGATGGG gacagtgacatcatgaaaaagaaaaagaagaagaaagtaaaagtGGTGGAAAAGATGTCTGAATAG